AGGTCGAAGGCCGCGCCGAGCATCGGCTCGACACCAACGCTGCGGTACGGGCCGTCGGCCGGCCAACCGCCCAGGTTGCGCCAGAGCGCGGTGCTGCGGGGCTGGCCCGCACACTCCAGCTCCAGGGTCAGCAGGTCGTCGTCGTCGCGCACCTGGACGCGGGGGCAGTCGAGCAGCACCGCGCCGAGGGCGGTGCCGTCGTCGGGGCCGAGTGTGTCAAGCGTCAAACCGGCCGGGGAGGGCCACGACCCGGTGAGCCACGGGTCGCCGTCGCGCCAGGCGCCAGGCGGGAGCAGCGCGGCGGCCTCCTGGTGCAGCCGGGTCGGGGTGCCCGCGGGCGCGTCGAGCCGGGCGGCGGGGGAGAGGTCGAGCAGGGCGTGCGCGGCCCAGACGAACCGGTACCCGGGGTCGGCGGCCAACCGGTAGTCGGCCACCACCACGCCACGGTCGTCGGTGATCCGGCGACTCAGCGTGAACGTCGGCCGCTGGATCACCACGGTGCCGGGGCCTTCGCTCCGCCACGGCCGCGACCACACCTCGCCGTGGTCGGGCAGCCCGCGCACGGTGGGCAGGCACTCCTCGAGGCCGCCGGCGTCGACGAACGCGTCGTCGGGGCGTACGTCGTGTCGGCCGGACGCCGGGCCCCGCCACAGCCACTCCCGGCCGCCGCCGTTGAGGCTTGTCCACCGGCCGCCGTGCGCGGCGTCGTAGGCCACCCGCAGCGGCACCGGCGTGGTCACCATTCGGCGAACGACCCGTCGGCGTGCTGCCAGACCGGGTTGCGCCAGGTGTGCGGGGTCTGCGCGGCCTTGCGGACCGCCGCCTCGTCAACAGTGATGCCCAGGCCGGGTCGGTCGAAACGGGCGATGTGCCCGTCCACGAACCGGAACGGCTCCGGGTCGAGCACGTAGTCCAGCAGCTCCGAGCCGACGTTGTAGTGGATGCCGATGCTCTGCTCCTGGATCAGGAAGTTCGGTGTCGCGAAGGCCACCTGGAGGCTGGCCGCCAGGGAGATCGGGCCGAGCGGGCAGTGCGGGGCGAGCAGCGCGCCGTACGTCTCGGCCAGCGCGGCGATCCGGCGGACCTCGGAGATGCCGCCGGCGTGCGACAGGTCCGGCTGGACGACGGCGACGCCGGCCTGCAACGGGGTGAGGAACTCGGAGCGGCCGTAGAGGCGTTCACCGGTGGCCACCGGGATCGGCGTGCCGGCGACGATGTCACGCAGGTGGTGGGCCTGGTCGGGCAGGACCGGCTCCTCCACGAAGAACGGGCGCAGCGGCGTCAACTCGGGCAGGATGCGGCGTACGGCGGCCAGCCCGGCACGGCCGTGGAAGTCAAGCGCGATGTCCCGGTCCGGGCCGAGCACCTCCCGGGCGGCGGCGACCCGATCGACGATGGCGTCCACCTCGGCGGAGGTGGGGATGGCGGAGAGCCGGCCGCAGGCGTTCATCTTGACCCCGGTGAGGCCGGCGGCGACCTGCGCGGCGGCGGCGTCGGCGACCTCGTCGGGCTCGTCCCCGCCGATCCAGGAGTAGATCCGCACCTTCTCGCGGACGGGCCCGCCCAGCAGTGCGTGCACCGGAGCGCCGTACGCCTGCCCGGCGATGTCCCACAGTGCCTGGTCGAGGCCGGCGACGGCGCTGGAGAGGATCGGGCCGCCCCGGTAGAAGCCGCCCTTGGTGAGCACCTGCCAGTGCTTTTCGATGCGCAGGGGATCCTGACCGATCAGGTATTCGGAGAGCACCTCGACCGCGCTGCGCACCACCTCGGCGCGGCCCTCGATGACCGGTTCACCCCAGCCGACGAGCCCGTCGTCGGTCTCCACCCGGCAGAACAACCACCGTGGCGCGACCAGGAACGTCTCGATCCGCTCGATCCTCACTGACTGCCCCTTCGTCCCCGTGCCTTCTCGACGTCGCGGACGGCCTTGTCCAGCAACTCACGCATGGCGGTCTCGGCCGCCGACTCGTCCCGCTCGCGCAGCGCGTCGACCACCGCGCGGTGGCTCGGCACCGGGTCGTCGTGCGCGGCGCCGCCGTGCACGAGGCGGTCGCGTTCGGCGAGCCCGGTCTCCATCACCACCTCCATCCGTTCGATCAGCTCGTTGTGGGTGGCGGCGAGCAGCGCGCGGTGGAAGGCGAGGTCGGCGGCGACGGCGGCGGCGGGGTCACCGTCGGCCTCGGCCATCTCGGTCAGTGCCTGGTCGAGGGCCGCCAGGTCGTCCTCGGTCGCGCGGGTGGCGGCCAGCCGTGCGGCGGCCGGCTCGATGATCGCGCGCACCTCGTGCAGCTTTTCGAGCAGACGTTCGTCGGGGCCCTCGGCGAACTGCCAGCGGATCACGTCGCCGTCGAGCAGGTTCCAGTCGGCGCGGGGCCGGACGAAGGTGCCGCGCTTCTGCCTGGCGTCGACGATGCCCTTGGCGGAGAGGACCTTCAGCGCCTCGCGCAGGGCCGTCAGGCTGACGTCGAACTCCTCCTGGAGCGCGACGATGTTCAGGGTCGCGCCGGCGGCGATCTCGCCGGTGAGGATGCGACGGGCGATCGCTTCGACGGTCTGCCCGTGGATGCCGCGGCGTGCGTACTGTGCCAATGCTCCTGGCCTTTTCGCTTGTCGGATCGATCTCTCTCTCAGGCCGAGGCTTTCACCGCTGTCCAGCCACCGTCCACCACGAGGCTCGCGCCGGTGACGTAGGCGGCGTCCGGCGAGGCGAGGAAGGCGACTGTCGCGGCCACCTCGTCCGGGGTGCCGAAGCGTTTCGCCACGGTCTCGGCGACGCTGCGTCGACGGTCCTCTTCGGACACCTCGGCCCAGGCGGCGGTGCGGATGGGACCGGGCAGCACGGTGTTGACCCGCACCTGTGGCCCGTACTCGACGGCGAGTTGGCGGCCGAGCGCGACCAGGCCGCCCTTGGCCGCCGCGTACGCGGGCCGGCCGGGCAGCCCGACAAGCGCGTGCACCGAGGAGATGAGCACCACCGCGCCCGCGCGTGCCCGCAGGTCGTCCAGGCAGGCGCGGACGCCGAGGAACGAGCCGGTGAGGCTGACGCCGAGCTGGTGGTCCCAGGACTGCCGGCTGGTCTCGTGGGCCGGGGCGACCCGTACGGCGTACGCGGTGCTGACGAGGATGTCGATCGGGCCGAGGCCGGCCCGTACGGCTGTCACGGCGGCCGTCCAGTCGTTCTCCTCGCTGACATCGCCCACTACGGACAGTGCGCGGTCGCCGCGAGCGGCCAGTTCCTCTGCCAGCGGCGTCGAGTCGGCCACGTCGAGCAGTGCGACAGCCGCACCCTCGGCGGCGAGTCGCCGGGCGATGGCCGCGCCGATCCCACCCATCGCGCCGGTGACCAGCGCGTTCTTACCCTCAAGCCGGCGCATAGGCTGATCCACCTGACCCTCGCCTTGATCTCATCTAATCATTAATTACGAAGATATCTTGACAGCCGGGGACGGCCGATGCAACCTTCTGGTCACACACATTCACATGGCCGACACATCGCGTCGTGACGCTGCGTGTCGTAGAGGAAGGACACCACCGTGAGCGACTTCGACCCCGGTCGCCGGCGATTCCTTGGCCACCTCGGGCTCGCCGGCCTGGGTGCGCTCGGCGCGAGCTCGTTCCTCAGCGCGTGCGCCAGCTCCGCCAGCGGGCCGGCCGCGGGCAACGGCTCGGGCGCGGTCACCATCCAGTCCAACCTCTCCTCGCCGCAGGCCAAGGCGGCGATGGAGAAGCTGATCGAGACGTTCAACAAGCAGGGCAAGGGCACGGCGAGCCTCAACACGATCGCCTCGGAGACCTTCCGGACCCAGCTCCCGACGTACCTCACCTCGGCGAACCCGCCGGACGTCTACACCTGGTACGCGGGTTCGGTCGCCAACGACTACGCGAGCCGGGACCTGCTGCTGGACGTCTCCGACGTCTGGAAGTCGCTCGGCGACTACCCCCAGTCGCTGCGTACCCTCTCCACCGACGCCAGCGGCAAGCAGATCTTCGTGCCGATGAACAACTACTGGTGGGGCTTCTTCTACCGCAAGTCGAACTTCGCCAAGTGGGGCGTGCAGGAGCCGAAGACCTGGACCGAGTTCCTGGCGGTCTGCGAGACGCTGAAGAGCAAGGGCGTCCCCCCGATCGGCATCGGCCTCGGCGACACCCCGTGGGTCGCCTCGGCCTGGTTCGACTACCTCAACATCCGCATCAACGGCGCGCAGTTCCACCGTGAGCTGCTCGCCGGCAAGCAGCGCTTCGACGACCCGAAGGTCAAGGCGGTGTTCACCCGCTGGCGGGAGGCCCTGCCCTACTTCGACCCCAAGGGCAAGGCGTACCCGTTCCAGGAGGCGACCACCGCGCTGCTGGCCGGCAAGACGGGGATGTTCCTGATCGGCACGTTCTTCGCCGACGCCGCACCCAAGGACGCCCTCGGCGACCTGGACTTCTTCCGGTTCCCGGTCATCGACCCGGCGGTGCCGCTGGCCGAGGAGGCCCCGACGGACGGCTTCTTCGCCAGCGCGAAGACGGCCAACCCGACCGGCACCAAGGCCCTGCTCAGCTACCTGGCCTCGACCGAGGCCCAGGAGGCGTACGTCAAGGCCAGCTCCGGCATCGTGCTGCCGGCCAACCCGAAGGCCAAGGCGTCCGACTCGCCGCTCGTGGTCAAGGGCAAGGCGATGCTCGACGAGGCCAAGGAGCTGACCCAGTTCTTCAACCGCGACTCCAGCGACGCGCTCCAGCCGACCGCGGACACCGCGCTCACCAAGTTCATCGACAAGCCGGACCAGATCGACGCGATACTGCGGGAGTGGCAGGCCGGCGCCGAGAAGGTCTTCAAGGGCTGACGTGACAGCGACGATCTCCACGACTTCGGTCACCCCCATCCGGCGGCGGCGACGGTCGGCCCGACTGTCGCCGCTGCTGGTGGCGTTCGTCCTGGTGCCGTTCGCGGTCGAGAGCGTCTGGGTGTTCTGGCCCGCACTCCAGGGCTTCTGGTTCTCGCTCACCCGCTGGGACGGGATGTCGCCGCCGGCCTTCGTCGGCACCGACAACTACGTCGAGCTGGCCGGTGACGCCACCTTCCGGGGCGCGCTCGTCAACACGGTGATCTGGCTGGTGCTCTTCGGCGGCCTCTCCGTGCTGGGCGGCTTCGGCATGGCGCTGGTCCTGCAGAAGGAGCGGCGCGGGGTCGGCTTCTACCGGGCCGCCCTGTTCACCCCTGTGGTGTTCTCGCTTGTGGTGACCGCGCTGGTCTGGCGCGTCTTCTACCAGCCCGACGGCGTCGCCGACACGATCCTGCGGGCCGTCGGGCTGGAGAGCCTGATCCGGCCCTGGCTCGCCGACCCGCAGACCGCCCTGTACGCGGTGATCCTGCCCGCCCTGTGGCGGCAGATCGGGTACGTCATGGTGCTGTTCCTGGCCGGCCTGAAGGCGATCGACCCGGCCCTGCACGAGGCGGCCCGGATGGACGGCGCCAACTCCTGGCAGCGGCTGCGGCACGTGACGATTCCCCAGCTCAAGGGCGTCAACGCGGTGGTGCTCTCGGTCATCGTGATCGACTCGCTGCGCTCCTTCGACATCGTCTGGTCGCTGACCAGGGGCGGCCCGTACCACTCGTCGGAGCTGCTGAGCACCTACATGTACTCGACCGCGTTCCAGAGCCTGCGGCTTGGCTACGCCTCCGCAATCGCCGTCGTGATCTTCGTGCTCGCGCTTGCGGTCATCCTCGGCTACCTGGTCCGCGCGTTCCGGGAGGAAGCGTGATGAACAAGCTCCGTACCGGGGCCTTCCACACCTGCATGATCCTGCTGTCGCTGCTCTGGCTGGGTCCGGTGCTCTGGGTCGTGGTGATGTCCACCCGGTCGTTCGACGACATCGCCGCGCACGGGGTGGGCAGCCTGCCCCGGTCGTTCACCCTGGACACGTACCGGCAGGCGTGGACCGACGGCGGCGAGCTGCGGGCGCTGATCAACAGCATGGTGGTGACAGTGCCGTCAGTGGTGCTGAGCCTCGGGCTCGCGGCGATGGCCGCGTTCGCGCTGAGCCGTTTCCGGATACCCGGCCGGCGGACGATCCTGCTGTTGATGCTCGCCGGCAACCTGCTCCCACCACAGATCCTGCTCATTCCGGTGGCCAAGTTCAGCGAGCTGACCGGCCTGTACGACTCGCTCTGGGCGCTGATCGCGGTGCAGGTCGGCTTCGGGCTCGGCTTCTACACGTTCGTCCTGCACGGGTTCATGCGGGACCTGCCGGGCGAGATCCAGGAGGCGGCCACGATCGACGGCGCCGGCACCGCGCAGATCTTCACAAAGGTGATGCTGCCGCTGACCCGACCCGCGCTGGCAGCCCTCGGCGCGCTCTCCTTCACGTGGATCTTCAACGACCTGCTGTGGGCGATCACAGTGCTGCGGACCGACGACAACATGCCTGTCACCCCGGCGCTGCTCGCTCTGCAGGGGCAGTTCGTCTCGTCCTGGAACGTCATCGCCGCCGGCACGGTCATCGCGGCCGTTCCCACAGTCGCGGTGTTCCTGCGCTTCCAGCGGCACTTCGTCTCCGGCCTGGCGCTCGGAGCGGTCAAGTGACCGCCGCCACCGGGCAGCGCTGGACGCTGCGCGGCGCGCACACCGAGTACGCCGTCACCGTGCCCGCGCACGGGCGTTGGCTGGAACTTGTCGCGTGGGGGCCGCACGGTGTCTCCGACGGGCCGTCGCCTGTCGCCTACGACGGCCCGGTGCCGTTCCTCACCGCCGGGGACGCCGCCCCCATCGAGTACGCCACCGACGCCGACCGCCCGTTCACGGGCGCCGACCTGGTCATCGAGACCGCGGACGGAAAGCGCCGGGTGGGCTTCGTGCACACCGACGCGCGGATCGACGCCGACCAGCGGGAGCTGGCCGTCGACTTCGCCGACCAGGTGACCGGGTTGCGCGCCACAGTGCACTACCGGATGCCCGAGGGCACCGACGTGGTGCAGCGCTGGGTCGAGCTGAGCAACGACGGCACCGACCCCCTGCGAGTGGTCCGGGCCGGATCCGGCGGGTTCTGCGTACCGACGCCGCACGGCGCGCTGCTCAGCCACCAGTGGGGGCAGTGGTCGCAGGAGTTCCAGCTCTCGCACGTCGAGCTGGGCCACGGCACGTTCGGCATCGGCAGCTCCCAGGGCGTACCCGGGCATCTGCACGTGCCCTGGCTGGCTGTCCGGGACACCGCCGAACCGGCGGGCCCGGCCTGGGGGATGGCGCTGGCGTGGACCGGCTCGTGGGAGATCAGCGCCGAGCGGGACACCGGCGGCCTGACCCGGGTACGGGCCGGCCGCCACCTGGTCGACGGCCCGCTCGAGCTGGCCGCCGGCGAGCGGCTGAGCCTGCCGGTGGTCACCGGCGCGTACAGCCCGGACGGCCTGGACGGGCTGGCCCGGGTCTGGCACACCCACCAGAGGCTGCTGGCCGGAGAGCGGATCACCCCGCGCCCGGTGCTCTACAACTCGTGGGAGGCCACCTACTTCGCCGTCGAGGCGGAGAGTCAGCTGGCGCTCGCCCGGATCGCCGCCGAGCTGGGCGTGGAGACGTTCGTGGTGGACGACGGCTGGTTCGTCGGCCGCGACGACGACACGGCAGGCCTGGGCGACTGGACGCCCGACCCGGCCAAGTTCCCCGCCGGCTTCGACGCGTTCATCGCCGAGGTCCGCGCGCTCGGGCTGAACTTCGGGCTCTGGGTGGAGCCGGAATGCGTCAACCCGAAGTCGACCCTGTACGCCGAGCACCCGGACTGGGTGTACGCCGTCGACGGCCGACCGCTCACCCCGGTCCGCAACCAGTACCTCCTCGACCTGGGCCGACCCGAGGTCGCCGAGTTCGTCCACTCCACGGTTGACGGTCTGCTGCGCCGGTACGACATCGACTACCTGAAGTGGGACTTC
The DNA window shown above is from Micromonospora lupini and carries:
- the dgoD gene encoding galactonate dehydratase, translated to MRIERIETFLVAPRWLFCRVETDDGLVGWGEPVIEGRAEVVRSAVEVLSEYLIGQDPLRIEKHWQVLTKGGFYRGGPILSSAVAGLDQALWDIAGQAYGAPVHALLGGPVREKVRIYSWIGGDEPDEVADAAAAQVAAGLTGVKMNACGRLSAIPTSAEVDAIVDRVAAAREVLGPDRDIALDFHGRAGLAAVRRILPELTPLRPFFVEEPVLPDQAHHLRDIVAGTPIPVATGERLYGRSEFLTPLQAGVAVVQPDLSHAGGISEVRRIAALAETYGALLAPHCPLGPISLAASLQVAFATPNFLIQEQSIGIHYNVGSELLDYVLDPEPFRFVDGHIARFDRPGLGITVDEAAVRKAAQTPHTWRNPVWQHADGSFAEW
- a CDS encoding FadR/GntR family transcriptional regulator, which codes for MAQYARRGIHGQTVEAIARRILTGEIAAGATLNIVALQEEFDVSLTALREALKVLSAKGIVDARQKRGTFVRPRADWNLLDGDVIRWQFAEGPDERLLEKLHEVRAIIEPAAARLAATRATEDDLAALDQALTEMAEADGDPAAAVAADLAFHRALLAATHNELIERMEVVMETGLAERDRLVHGGAAHDDPVPSHRAVVDALRERDESAAETAMRELLDKAVRDVEKARGRRGSQ
- a CDS encoding SDR family NAD(P)-dependent oxidoreductase, whose protein sequence is MRRLEGKNALVTGAMGGIGAAIARRLAAEGAAVALLDVADSTPLAEELAARGDRALSVVGDVSEENDWTAAVTAVRAGLGPIDILVSTAYAVRVAPAHETSRQSWDHQLGVSLTGSFLGVRACLDDLRARAGAVVLISSVHALVGLPGRPAYAAAKGGLVALGRQLAVEYGPQVRVNTVLPGPIRTAAWAEVSEEDRRRSVAETVAKRFGTPDEVAATVAFLASPDAAYVTGASLVVDGGWTAVKASA
- a CDS encoding ABC transporter substrate-binding protein — translated: MSDFDPGRRRFLGHLGLAGLGALGASSFLSACASSASGPAAGNGSGAVTIQSNLSSPQAKAAMEKLIETFNKQGKGTASLNTIASETFRTQLPTYLTSANPPDVYTWYAGSVANDYASRDLLLDVSDVWKSLGDYPQSLRTLSTDASGKQIFVPMNNYWWGFFYRKSNFAKWGVQEPKTWTEFLAVCETLKSKGVPPIGIGLGDTPWVASAWFDYLNIRINGAQFHRELLAGKQRFDDPKVKAVFTRWREALPYFDPKGKAYPFQEATTALLAGKTGMFLIGTFFADAAPKDALGDLDFFRFPVIDPAVPLAEEAPTDGFFASAKTANPTGTKALLSYLASTEAQEAYVKASSGIVLPANPKAKASDSPLVVKGKAMLDEAKELTQFFNRDSSDALQPTADTALTKFIDKPDQIDAILREWQAGAEKVFKG
- a CDS encoding carbohydrate ABC transporter permease translates to MTATISTTSVTPIRRRRRSARLSPLLVAFVLVPFAVESVWVFWPALQGFWFSLTRWDGMSPPAFVGTDNYVELAGDATFRGALVNTVIWLVLFGGLSVLGGFGMALVLQKERRGVGFYRAALFTPVVFSLVVTALVWRVFYQPDGVADTILRAVGLESLIRPWLADPQTALYAVILPALWRQIGYVMVLFLAGLKAIDPALHEAARMDGANSWQRLRHVTIPQLKGVNAVVLSVIVIDSLRSFDIVWSLTRGGPYHSSELLSTYMYSTAFQSLRLGYASAIAVVIFVLALAVILGYLVRAFREEA
- a CDS encoding carbohydrate ABC transporter permease, with amino-acid sequence MNKLRTGAFHTCMILLSLLWLGPVLWVVVMSTRSFDDIAAHGVGSLPRSFTLDTYRQAWTDGGELRALINSMVVTVPSVVLSLGLAAMAAFALSRFRIPGRRTILLLMLAGNLLPPQILLIPVAKFSELTGLYDSLWALIAVQVGFGLGFYTFVLHGFMRDLPGEIQEAATIDGAGTAQIFTKVMLPLTRPALAALGALSFTWIFNDLLWAITVLRTDDNMPVTPALLALQGQFVSSWNVIAAGTVIAAVPTVAVFLRFQRHFVSGLALGAVK
- a CDS encoding alpha-galactosidase; the encoded protein is MTAATGQRWTLRGAHTEYAVTVPAHGRWLELVAWGPHGVSDGPSPVAYDGPVPFLTAGDAAPIEYATDADRPFTGADLVIETADGKRRVGFVHTDARIDADQRELAVDFADQVTGLRATVHYRMPEGTDVVQRWVELSNDGTDPLRVVRAGSGGFCVPTPHGALLSHQWGQWSQEFQLSHVELGHGTFGIGSSQGVPGHLHVPWLAVRDTAEPAGPAWGMALAWTGSWEISAERDTGGLTRVRAGRHLVDGPLELAAGERLSLPVVTGAYSPDGLDGLARVWHTHQRLLAGERITPRPVLYNSWEATYFAVEAESQLALARIAAELGVETFVVDDGWFVGRDDDTAGLGDWTPDPAKFPAGFDAFIAEVRALGLNFGLWVEPECVNPKSTLYAEHPDWVYAVDGRPLTPVRNQYLLDLGRPEVAEFVHSTVDGLLRRYDIDYLKWDFNRPRTEPGRPGGVGPLDLDGAHVANLHRIYERLRRDHPDVLIEACAGGGGRTDLAMAARADVFWPSDNTGPLDRLAIQYGFLHANAPHLLSSWVTDAPGLFDPRPRTLAFRFVLAMAGVLGIGADIRAWTPAERAEAADWIARHKEIRDVVTRGEVHLIGGPDQARCAVQYTAPDERRVVVLAWHTGRLDGAGLLPSRPVRLPLRGLDPAARYSDGERHYSGSHLGAVGLPVQWSATHDADLIVLTRD